From a region of the Branchiostoma floridae strain S238N-H82 chromosome 13, Bfl_VNyyK, whole genome shotgun sequence genome:
- the LOC118429350 gene encoding zonadhesin-like, whose protein sequence is MCDLPERGYTSLGCWKDTWKRAIPTLERTDARLDGFYKARANAIEKCYQVARSRGFTVFAVQDGGWCAGSANALNTYRKYGPSRTCAADGEGGPWGNAVYKITGGPIEPPGPVNHVCLGQLSCQTPKPGTCLAWGDPHYITFDNRRHDFQGTCKYVLVRHADFTVAVRNVHRPGRSQRVAFCDRVEVTVYGYKIQIRSGGGRDVLVNGYRRSLPVCLNRKVSISISGLNVLIQTDRCFSLTYDGNHRVEIKAPASYKGKLRGMCGNYNGQPNDDNLMPGGQVASTSLLYGNSWIAPDDDTCPDTRPQDNFDSNDIRPADRQRYLHPSKCGLLKAANGPFRSCNSIVSPTEFVETCVFDMAAYRGDQLVLCQNLQAYADACVSAGGKPQQWRRSGFCAVPCPPHSHYSQCATPCPRTCADSGPRPCTRNCVESCVCDNGYVLSGAHCVPLSSCGCSKDGNLYESKFNDHPAVS, encoded by the exons ATGTGTGATTTGCCT GAACGTGGATACACCAGCCTGGGTTGCTGGAAGGACACATGGAAACGTGCCATTCCCACACTCGAAAGGACAGATGCACGCCTAGACGGCTTCTACAAGGCACGAGCCAACGCTATAGAGAAGTGTTACCAGGTAGCACGTTCTCGTGGTTTCACCGTGTTTGCTGtacaagatggcggctggtgtGCTGGGTCTGCCAATGCACTCAACACGTACAGGAAGTACGGGCCTTCCCGAACGTGTGCAGCGGACGGAGAAGGCGGGCCTTGGGGAAATGCAGTGTACAAGATTACAG GTGGACCTATAG AACCGCCGGGGCCTGTCAACCATGTATGCCTGGGACAGCTGTCGTGTCAGACACCAAaac CGGGTACGTGCTTGGCGTGGGGCGATCCTCACTACATCACCTTCGACAACCGCCGTCACGACTTCCAAGGAACGTGCAAGTACGTCCTGGTGCGTCACGCCGACTTCACGGTGGCAGTCCGTAACGTCCACCGTCCCGGTCGGAGCCAGCGGGTGGCCTTCTGCGACCGTGTGGAGGTGACCGTGTACGGGTACAAGATCCAGATTCGCAGCGGGGGCGGGAGAGACGTCCTA GTGAATGGATACCGCCGAAGCCTTCCTGTCTGCTTGAACCGCAAGGTCTCCATCTCCATCAGCGGGTTGAATGTGCTGATCCAGACGGACCGCTGCTTCTCACTCACGTACGACGGGAACCACCGTGTGGAGATCAAGGCTCCCGCCTCCTACAAAGGAAAG CTTAGAGGAATGTGCGGAAACTACAACGGCCAGCCGAACGACGACAACCTGATGCCGGGAGGACAGGTCGCCTCCACCTCCCTTCTGTACGGCAACAGTTGGATCGCTCCTGATGACGACAC TTGCCCGGACACAAGACCTCAAGACAATTTTGACTCTAACGACATCCGCCCGGCTGATCGACAGAGATACCTGCATCCGAGCAAGTGTGGACTCCTCAAAGCTGCAAACGGACCGTTTAGG AGTTGTAACTCAATTGTTAGTCCAACGGAGTTCGTGGAGACGTGCGTGTTCGACATGGCGGCGTACCGGGGCGACCAGCTGGTGCTGTGTCAGAACTTACAGGCGTACGCTGACGCATGCGTATCAGCGGGAGGGAAACCACAGCAATGGAGGAGGAGCGGCTTCTGTG cggtgcccTGTCCACCTCACAGTCACTACTCCCAGTGTGCCACTCCCTGCCCCCGCACATGCGCAGACTCCGGCCCGAGGCCCTGTACGAGAAACTGCGTGGAGTCGTGTGTCTGTGATAACGGTTATGTGCTCAGCGGTGCCCACTGCGTGCCTTTAAGTAGCTGTGGGTGCTCTAAGGACGGAAATCTCTATGAG TCAAAGTTCAATGACCATCCCGCCGTGTCATGA
- the LOC118429351 gene encoding zonadhesin-like, whose protein sequence is MGPGRSQIKPGIRSITAQRPQGTRWTEIRGRALKSVCVSGNYVWGATTTGTVYYRTGVTAARQSGTGWAQVSGPPIRGLSYVSIGHCGVWAVASSGTIWYRSGTYGGTGSTGTGWVQVTGCSLVSISVGYNVVWGVSAIGQVFIRIGITAQRPQGTAWRLVGGSLTQIYVGATSNRVWGCDGGHHVYIRVGITGGETKEPPVNPLCLGNLKCPSRPGQCKAYGDPHYITFDNRRHDFQGTCKYVLVRHADFTVEARNVHRSGKSQRVAFCDHVEVNVHNYEIQLRSGSGKEVLVNGYRRSLPVCLSRKVAISIIGKNVQIQTDQCLSVLYDGRHSVIVRLPTSYKGKVSGMCGNYNGRPNDDNLMPGGQVAATSLLYGNSWIAPDDDTCPDTRPQDNFDTTDISAGDRRLYQRPDKCGLLRLPTGPFRACISVLNPATYFESCVFDMAAYRGDEDMLCENLEAYSDDCQAAGGNPGRWRTANRCPMPCPAHSQYNPCGSACPLTCAEPDPRPCVRMCVESCVCDQGYVLSGSTCIPRSSCGCSRDGNYYQV, encoded by the exons ATGGGGCCCGGCCGTTCCCAAATAAAGCCCGGTATCAGAA GTATCACGGCCCAGCGTCCACAGGGCACGCGATGGACAGAGATCAGGGGCAGGGCCCTGAAGTCAGTCTGCGTGTCAGGAAACTACGTCTGGGGAGCTACAACGACCGGTACAGTCTACTATAGGACTGGGGTAACCGCAGCAAGGCAATCAG gtacggGGTGGGCGCAAGTGAGTGGGCCGCCCATACGCGGTCTATCGTACGTATCAATCGGACACTGCGGCGTGTGGGCAGTGGCATCTAGCGGTACAATCTGGTACCGCAGCGGCACCTATGGAGGCACAGGTTCGACTGGAACAGGCTGGGTCCAAGTCACGGGCTGCTCCCTGGTCAGCATCAGCGTGGGGTACAACGTGGTGTGGGGAGTTAGCGCCATTGGacaagtcttcatcagaattg GAATAACGGCCCAAAGGCCCCAGGGGACAGCCTGGAGACTGGTTGGTGGAAGCCTGACTCAAATCTACGTGGGCGCGACTTCTAACCGCGTGTGGGGCTGCGACGGGGGCCACCACGTCTACATCCGCGTGGGTATCACGGGAGGAGAAA caaaagaACCACCTGTGAACCCGCTGTGTCTAGGCAACTTGAaatgtccaagcagac CGGGTCAATGCAAGGCGTATGGTGATCCTCACTACATCACCTTCGACAACCGCCGTCACGACTTCCAAGGAACGTGTAAGTACGTCCTGGTGCGTCACGCCGACTTCACGGTGGAGGCACGGAACGTTCACCGCAGCGGGAAGAGCCAGCGGGTGGCCTTCTGTGATCACGTGGAAGTGAACGTGCACAACTACGAGATACAGCTCCGAAGCGGATCTGGGAAGGAAGTGTTG GTGAATGGCTACCGCCGCAGCCTACCAGTGTGCCTGAGCCGTAAGGTTGCCATCTCCATCATCGGGAAGAACGTGCAGATTCAGACGGACCAGTGCCTGTCTGTCCTGTACGACGGAAGACACAGTGTAATAGTGAGACTACCCACGTCGTACAAGGGCAAG GTTAGCGGAATGTGCGGAAACTACAACGGCCGACCGAACGACGACAACCTGATGCCGGGAGGACAGGTCGCCGCCACATCCCTTCTGTACGGCAACAGTTGGATCGCTCCTGATGACGACAC ATGTCCCGATACAAGACCTCAAGACAATTTTGACACTACGGACATTTCTGCCGGTGACAGGCGACTTTACCAGCGCCCAGATAAGTGCGGACTTCTGCGCCTACCAACTGGTCCATTCCGG GCCTGCATTTCCGTACTGAACCCAGCGACGTATTTTGAGTCGTGTGTGTTCGACATGGCGGCTTACAGAGGAGACGAGGACATGTTGTGTGAGAATCTGGAGGCCTACAGTGATGACTGTCAGGCAGCGGGAGGAAACCCGGGAAGGTGGAGGACCGCAAACCGGTGTC CAATGCCGTGCCCTGCTCACAGCCAGTACAACCCTTGTGGCTCTGCCTGCCCGTTGACGTGTGCCGAGCCCGACCCCAGACCCTGTGTGAGGATGTGTGTGGAgtcgtgtgtgtgtgaccaGGGGTACGTCCTCAGCGGATCCACCTGCATCCCGAGAAGCAGCTGTGGATGCTCCCGCGATGGAAACTATTATCAGGTATGA
- the LOC118429352 gene encoding uncharacterized protein LOC118429352 — protein sequence MPKYNLFGEGSGWDTCPGSLSFVTVGWSGVWGVNSRGVVFYRVGTYGKESHFGTEWKPIDGNLVQISSGKGIVWGVDRRNQVYARIGITVQKVYGSSWRVVTGRPLKSVCVSSSSNSVWGICPCGTIWRRTGITARNLIGTGWQLIPGGSTIRGGLSYVSIGYCGVWGVTSSGAIWYRIGTYGGTGSAGTRWVQVTGSLVSISVGYNVVWGVSAIGQVFIRIGITAKVPQGTAWRLVGGSLTQIYVSSSSNRVWGCGLSHHIYLRVGITWSQGPVDIPEPTCHSKADIHVLVDGSKSVKTRNFPAVRQFILKLAAGFEIGPNKARIGVYQFAKDMQTEFKMNQYNNRQALLDAIKKIEYMNEFHTKTGQSLKAVYDEFTRANGARDGVEKIIILITDGKATDQVNEPAQYVKNKGAHVFTVGVAKYKISELKLIASNDDYVATADDFEDLDRIRDKVLEVVCQADKGKRNIGAEVENGLQYLKSTAEALMDDLEGRKNLGLETTQTETGEDAAMQLIETLDSMSELTADAIEAGEEATKKVSFVLNEIDRQLQDIRDLTDIRDPSDIRDLSNIRGIPEPDEYEETNDLHDPQPDGMEEFLNVLDADLDMLEEIRNLRVDEGLELEGLEEDEDLEVDGQKEEEAHELEPLEEDEGLGLNGLEEDEGLGLNGLEEDEGPEPDGLEEDEGPEPDGLEEDEGPEPDGLEEEQDPQPYGLEEEQDPQPFGLEEEQGPQPYGLEEEQDPQPFGLEEEQGPQPYGLEEDEAFGLGGLEEDEGLPKPDNLEEVLREIEEIIDG from the exons ATGCCCAAATATAAcctatttggcgaag GTTCGGGTTGGGACACTTGTCCGGGGTCCCTTTCCTTTGTGACCGTCGGCTGGAGCGGAGTGTGGGGCGTGAACTCCCGAGGCGTCGTCTTCTACCGTGTCGGCACATACGGGAAGGAGAGCCACTTCGGAACGGAGTGGAAACCGATAGACGGAAACCTTGTGCAGATCAGTTCCGGAAAGGGCATTGTGTGGGGAGtcgacaggagaaaccaggTCTACGCGCGAATCG gtATTACAGTGCAGAAAGTGTATGGCAGTTCTTGGAGGGTGGTCACGGGACGGCCCCTGAAGTCAGTGTGCGtcagttcctcaagcaactcTGTCTGGGGCATCTGCCCTTGTGGTACCATCTGGAGACGGACAGGAATAACCGCCAGGAACCTCATTG GAACGGGCTGGCAACTGATACCCGGCGGATCGACCATCCGAGGCGGCCTATCGTATGTGTCGATCGGGTACTGCGGCGTGTGGGGAGTGACATCTAGCGGTGCGATCTGGTACCGCATCGGCACCTACGGAGGCACAGGTTCGGCTGGAACACGCTGGGTCCAAGTCACGGGCTCCCTGGTCAGCATCAGCGTGGGGTACAACGTGGTGTGGGGAGTGAGCGCCATTGGacaagtcttcatcagaatcg GAATAACGGCCAAAGTACCACAGGGAACCGCCTGGCGATTGGTCGGAGGAAGCCTCACTCAGATCTACGTCAGTTCGTCGTCCAATCGCGTCTGGGGATGCGGACTGAGTCATCACATCTACCTCCGTGTAGGAATTACATGGAGCCAAGGACCTGTGGATATTCCTG AGCCCACTTGCCACTCAAAAGCGGACATCCATGTCCTAGTGGACGGATCTAAGAGTGTGAAGACGCGTAACTTCCCCGCAGTACGACAGTTCATCCTGAAACTGGCGGCAGGGTTCGAGATAGGACCCAACAAGGCTAGAATCGGCGTGTACCAGTTCGCTAAGGACATGCAAACGGAGTTCAAGATGAACCAGTACAATAATAGACAG GCCTTGCTGGATGCCATCAAGAAGattgaatacatgaatgaatttCACACCAAAACCGGACAGTCCCTAAAGGCTGTTTACGACGAGTTCACCAGAGCCAATGGTGCACGGGATGGTGTTGAAAAG aTCATCATCTTAATAACTGACGGGAAGGCCACCGACCAAGTGAACGAGCCTGCGCAGTACGTGAAAAACAAGGGTGCGCACGTGTTCACTGTGGGCGTGGCCaagtacaaaatatctgaactCAAG CTCATCGCGTCGAATGACGACTACGTGGCCACGGCTGATGATTTTGAAGACCTGGACCGGATCAGAGACAAAGTGCTGGAAGTCGTTTGTCAAG CTGACAAGGGCAAACGTAACATTGGAGCCGAGGTCGAGAACGGACTGCAGTACCTGAAGAGCACGGCAGAGGCGCTGATGGACGACCTGGAGGGACGGAAGAACCTGGGCCTGGAAACAACACAGACGGAGACTGGGGAGGATGCTGCTATGCAGCTCATAGAG ACGTTAGATTCCATGTCCGAGCTGACGGCCGATGCCATCGAGGCGGGGGAAGAAGCCACCAAGAAAGTGTCATTCGTCCTCAACGAGATTGATCGACAACTGCAAGACATCCGGGACCTCACGGACATCCGGGACCCGTCGGACATCCGGGACCTCTCCAACATCCGGGGCATTCCAGAGCCTGATGAGTACGAGGAAACGAATGACCTTCACGACCCTCAGCCTGACGGGATGGAAGAGTTCCTGAACGTTCTCGATGCAGATCTAGACATGCTGGAGGAAATCCGTAACCTTCGAGTTGACGAGGgtcttgaacttgaagggtTGGAGGAGGACGAGGATCTTGAAGTTGACGGACAGAAGGAAGAGGAGGCACATGAACTTGAACCACTGGAGGAAGACGAGGGCCTTGGACTTAACGGACTGGAGGAAGACGAGGGCCTTGGACTTAACGGACTGGAGGAAGACGAGGGCCCTGAACCTGACGGACTGGAGGAAGACGAGGGCCCTGAACCTGACGGACTGGAGGAAGACGAGGGCCCTGAACCTGACGGACTGGAGGAAGAGCAGGACCCTCAACCTTATGGACTGGAGGAAGAGCAGGACCCTCAACCTTTTGGACTGGAGGAAGAGCAGGGCCCTCAACCTTATGGACTGGAGGAAGAGCAGGACCCTCAACCTTTTGGACTGGAGGAAGAGCAGGGCCCTCAACCTTATGGACTGGAGGAAGACGAGGCCTTTGGGCTTGGCGGACTGGAGGAAGACGAGGGCCTTCCCAAACCTGACAATCTGGAAGAGGTGCTGAGAGAGATTGAGGAGATCATTGATGGATGA